The Caloenas nicobarica isolate bCalNic1 chromosome Z, bCalNic1.hap1, whole genome shotgun sequence genome has a segment encoding these proteins:
- the LOC136002543 gene encoding relaxin-3-like yields the protein MGAKLRLLCAAAVLLCAAPPGQPSARGAAAAVLPAGEGDGYGVKLCGREFIRAVIFTCGGSRWKRLSLLAMEPPPAADSVRTASNKLLGNFKLQSILGPEVEQLQRSSPFLGWEMFKDLYSLNDYNEYVPVTDDFKELVHQVEEAVQKDRGGTGLANPEGSNSYLWARYPRTKRESLGLAGMCCKWGCTKAEISTICRV from the exons ATGGGGGCCAAGCTGCGACTCCTCTGCGCCGCGGCGGTGCTGCTGtgcgcggcgccgccggggcAGCCCAGCGCccggggcgcggcggccgccGTGCTCCCTGCGGGCGAGGGGGACGGGTACGGGGTGAAGCTGTGCGGCCGGGAGTTCATCCGCGCCGTCATCTTCACCTGCGGCGGGTCCCGCTGGAAGCGGCTGTCCCTGCTGGCGATGGAGCCGCCGCCCGCGGCCG ATTCTGTACGAACGGCAAGTAACAAACTACTGGGAAACTTCAAGCTGCAATCAATTTTGGGCCCTGAAGTGGAGCAGCTGCAGCGAAGCAGCCCATTTCTTGGATGGGAGATGTTTAAGGACTTGTATAGTTTAAATGACTATAATGAGTATGTACCTGTGACAGATGACTTCAAAGAACTTGTTCATCAGGTAGAAGAAGCTGTTCAGAAGGACAGGGGAGGAACGGGCCTTGCAAACCCTGAGGGATCAAACAGTTATCTTTGGGCCAGGTATCCCAGAACAAAACGGGAATCTCTGGGTTTGGCAGGAATGTGTTGCAAATGGGGATGTACAAAAGCTGAAATTAGCACTATATGCAGAGTTTAA